A DNA window from Actinomadura coerulea contains the following coding sequences:
- a CDS encoding cytochrome ubiquinol oxidase subunit I, translated as MGADPLDLARVQFALTAGTHFMFVALTLGLATLVALTQTRAAVSGSAVHARMVRFWGQLYVINYAVGIVTGLVMEFQFGMNWSGLSRVTGNVFGAPLALETIVAFFVESTFLGLWIFGWDRLNRWVHLALIWVVTLTAYLSAYFVLVANGWLQRPVGFVMVDGVARLDDVGALLANPTALLAFFHVLFGGLLTAGFFMAGVSGFHLLRRTAEVEFFRRSMRIGLLTVMVSVMPVVVFGGMQFQYAQPTKTGGHKAAAAVADFTARFGPDDYRPPVLAGVGEALMMTMWMLMLLVAAVALVKFPFGRWLVRGRVFHVLMIAAVPLPYVAMVAGWVFREVGRQPWMVYGVLKTRDALSPGVGSGTVTVSFAAFSVLFAVLFGVNAWLLARFARRGPEGVGLGAPPPAEPAAPVMSPTF; from the coding sequence ATGGGTGCGGACCCGCTGGACTTGGCGCGGGTGCAGTTCGCGTTGACGGCCGGCACGCATTTCATGTTCGTGGCGCTGACGCTGGGGTTGGCGACGCTGGTGGCGTTGACGCAGACGCGGGCGGCGGTGTCGGGCAGTGCGGTGCATGCGCGGATGGTGCGGTTCTGGGGGCAGTTGTATGTCATCAACTATGCCGTGGGGATCGTCACCGGGTTGGTGATGGAGTTCCAGTTCGGGATGAACTGGTCGGGGCTGTCGCGGGTGACGGGGAACGTGTTCGGTGCGCCGCTGGCGCTGGAGACGATCGTGGCGTTCTTCGTGGAGTCGACGTTCCTGGGGTTGTGGATCTTCGGGTGGGATCGGCTGAACCGGTGGGTGCACCTGGCGCTGATCTGGGTGGTGACGTTGACGGCGTATCTGTCGGCGTACTTCGTGCTGGTGGCGAACGGGTGGCTTCAGCGTCCGGTGGGGTTCGTGATGGTGGACGGTGTGGCGCGGCTGGACGATGTGGGGGCGCTGCTGGCGAATCCGACGGCGTTGCTGGCGTTCTTTCATGTGCTGTTCGGGGGGTTGCTGACGGCGGGGTTCTTCATGGCGGGGGTGAGCGGGTTCCACCTGCTGCGGCGGACGGCGGAGGTGGAGTTCTTCCGGCGGTCGATGCGGATCGGGTTGCTGACGGTGATGGTGTCGGTGATGCCGGTGGTGGTGTTCGGGGGGATGCAGTTCCAGTACGCGCAGCCGACGAAGACGGGCGGGCACAAGGCGGCGGCCGCGGTGGCGGACTTCACGGCGCGGTTCGGGCCGGACGACTACCGTCCGCCGGTGCTGGCGGGGGTCGGCGAGGCGCTGATGATGACGATGTGGATGTTGATGCTGCTGGTGGCGGCGGTGGCGCTGGTGAAGTTCCCGTTCGGGCGGTGGCTGGTGCGGGGGCGGGTGTTCCACGTGCTGATGATCGCGGCGGTGCCGCTGCCGTATGTGGCGATGGTGGCGGGGTGGGTGTTCCGTGAGGTGGGGCGGCAGCCGTGGATGGTGTACGGGGTGCTGAAGACGCGGGACGCGCTGTCGCCGGGTGTGGGGTCGGGGACGGTCACGGTGTCGTTCGCGGCGTTCTCGGTGCTGTTCGCGGTGCTGTTCGGGGTGAACGCGTGGCTGCTGGCGCGGTTCGCGCGGCGGGGTCCGGAGGGGGTGGGGCTGGGTGCCCCTCCCCCGGCGGAGCCGGCCGCGCCGGTGATGAGCCCGACGTTCTGA
- a CDS encoding MFS transporter, which translates to MYGYAFLKDFVLLYPVYAVLFSETGLSPAAVSSLFVIWSVTAFALELPSGLWADVFSRRLLLVVAPLLPGAGFVLWAFFPSYPVFAVGFVLWGAGSALCSGTMQALVYEELQRVGAPGAYARLVGRCEAVSLLAVVAASAVASPVLAVWGYRGLGAASVAACVGCAVVGWFLPESRGGGGDAEEPSLGSVVRQGWAQVRGEPAVRRALVLVVVLEGVTALDEYVPLLVRSTGVAASAVPLLVLLVTAGDAAGGWAAGRGVRWLAPVLGVGAVCLAVGSLGGRPGGLVLVAVAFGVFRWAMAGADARLQERVGDGARATVTSVAGFGAEAVAVLVYGGYAVGSRWAGAGVLMGVAAVPYVVVAVVLGLGARRGRVHPES; encoded by the coding sequence CTGTACGGCTACGCGTTCCTCAAGGATTTCGTTCTTCTGTACCCGGTCTACGCGGTGCTGTTCTCCGAGACCGGGCTCTCCCCCGCCGCTGTTTCGTCGCTGTTCGTGATCTGGTCGGTCACGGCGTTCGCGCTGGAGTTGCCGTCCGGTTTGTGGGCGGATGTGTTCTCGCGGCGGTTGCTGCTGGTGGTCGCTCCCCTGCTGCCGGGCGCGGGTTTCGTGCTGTGGGCTTTCTTTCCTTCGTATCCGGTGTTCGCGGTCGGGTTCGTGCTGTGGGGCGCGGGGTCGGCGCTGTGTTCGGGGACGATGCAGGCGCTGGTGTACGAGGAGTTGCAGCGGGTGGGGGCGCCGGGCGCCTATGCGCGGTTGGTCGGGCGTTGTGAGGCGGTGTCGCTGCTGGCGGTGGTGGCGGCGTCGGCGGTGGCGTCTCCGGTGCTGGCGGTGTGGGGGTACCGGGGGCTGGGTGCGGCGAGTGTGGCGGCTTGCGTGGGTTGTGCGGTGGTGGGGTGGTTCCTGCCGGAGTCCAGGGGTGGCGGTGGGGACGCGGAGGAGCCGTCGCTGGGGTCGGTGGTGCGTCAGGGGTGGGCGCAGGTGCGGGGTGAGCCGGCGGTGCGGCGGGCGCTGGTGCTGGTGGTGGTTCTGGAGGGTGTGACCGCGCTGGATGAGTATGTGCCGCTGCTGGTGCGGTCGACGGGTGTGGCGGCGTCGGCGGTGCCGTTGCTGGTGCTGTTGGTGACGGCGGGTGATGCGGCGGGCGGTTGGGCGGCGGGGCGGGGTGTGCGGTGGCTCGCGCCGGTGCTCGGGGTGGGTGCGGTGTGTCTGGCGGTGGGGTCGCTGGGTGGTCGGCCGGGTGGGCTGGTGCTGGTGGCGGTGGCGTTCGGGGTGTTCCGGTGGGCGATGGCGGGGGCGGACGCGCGGTTGCAGGAGCGGGTGGGTGATGGGGCGCGGGCGACGGTGACGTCGGTGGCGGGGTTCGGGGCGGAGGCGGTGGCGGTGCTGGTGTACGGGGGGTATGCGGTGGGGTCGCGGTGGGCGGGTGCGGGGGTGTTGATGGGGGTGGCGGCGGTGCCGTACGTGGTGGTGGCGGTCGTGCTGGGGTTGGGGGCGCGGCGGGGCCGTGTACATCCGGAGTCGTAG
- a CDS encoding GNAT family N-acetyltransferase produces the protein MADVIYRVAGATERPAVAELWRRVENDAEFMLAEPGERTAPMEDRSFELVAGGTPLLGALRVAVGRFQRVAHCGHLVLGVLPSHRGQGIGTGLLHTLIKHEAPERGLTRLQLNVAVENPAHRLYQRLGFTIEGVRKHAVIVDGIPRDEYAMALLL, from the coding sequence ATGGCCGACGTCATCTACAGGGTCGCGGGCGCCACGGAACGGCCAGCCGTGGCGGAGCTGTGGCGAAGGGTCGAGAATGACGCCGAGTTCATGCTCGCCGAACCCGGCGAGAGGACCGCCCCGATGGAGGATCGATCGTTCGAGCTCGTGGCCGGCGGCACCCCGCTACTCGGCGCGCTGCGCGTGGCCGTCGGGCGGTTCCAGCGGGTCGCGCACTGCGGGCACCTCGTCCTCGGAGTGCTGCCCTCACACCGAGGACAAGGAATCGGGACCGGCCTGCTGCACACGCTCATCAAGCACGAAGCCCCCGAACGGGGCCTGACCCGGCTGCAGTTGAACGTCGCCGTCGAGAACCCAGCGCACCGGCTGTACCAGCGGCTGGGGTTCACGATCGAGGGCGTACGCAAGCACGCAGTCATCGTGGACGGGATTCCGCGCGACGAGTACGCGATGGCTCTCCTGTTGTAG
- a CDS encoding zinc-binding dehydrogenase, producing the protein MVQALRFGGPEALVLGETPDPVAGTGQVVVDVAVAGMTFVETQIRRGVDKWHARPSLPYVPGGLVAGRVSSVGARVESTWLGRRVIAGTGETGGFAERAVSKVEELFAVPDGLGLAEAIALHSDGSTAQGLVEKAGIGAGEWVLVEAAAGGVGSLLVQLARSAGARVVGAARGARKLDLVRELGAEAAVDYSEPTWTERVLEATDGAGPDVVFDGVGGQIGRAAFEVTARGGRFSVHGASSGEVTLIDSVEARSKGVELIGIEQLFGFGPNVTRWAEEMMSQAAAGLVRPVIGQTFPLERAADAHAAIEDRTAVGKTLLLI; encoded by the coding sequence GTGGTTCAGGCGCTGCGGTTCGGCGGTCCGGAGGCGCTGGTGCTCGGTGAGACGCCGGATCCGGTGGCTGGGACGGGCCAGGTCGTCGTCGATGTGGCGGTTGCGGGCATGACGTTCGTCGAGACGCAGATCCGGCGTGGCGTCGATAAGTGGCATGCCAGGCCGTCGTTGCCGTATGTGCCGGGTGGTCTGGTGGCCGGTCGTGTGAGTTCGGTCGGAGCGCGGGTGGAGTCGACTTGGCTTGGGCGCCGTGTCATCGCCGGTACCGGAGAGACCGGTGGGTTCGCCGAGCGTGCCGTGAGCAAGGTCGAGGAACTGTTTGCAGTGCCGGATGGGCTGGGCCTGGCGGAGGCCATCGCCCTGCACAGCGACGGCAGCACTGCGCAGGGCCTGGTCGAGAAGGCCGGCATCGGCGCCGGTGAGTGGGTGCTGGTCGAAGCGGCGGCCGGTGGTGTCGGCAGTCTGCTGGTGCAGCTCGCCCGTTCGGCGGGCGCTCGGGTCGTCGGGGCTGCCCGCGGGGCGCGCAAGCTCGACCTGGTCCGTGAACTGGGCGCCGAGGCCGCGGTCGACTACTCCGAGCCGACCTGGACCGAGCGGGTGCTCGAGGCGACCGATGGGGCGGGACCGGACGTGGTGTTCGATGGTGTCGGCGGACAGATCGGGCGGGCCGCGTTCGAGGTGACGGCTCGCGGTGGCCGGTTCTCGGTGCATGGAGCCTCCAGTGGCGAGGTCACGCTCATCGACTCCGTGGAAGCCCGGTCCAAGGGGGTTGAGCTGATAGGTATCGAGCAGCTCTTCGGTTTCGGGCCGAACGTGACGCGGTGGGCGGAGGAGATGATGTCCCAGGCTGCGGCAGGGCTTGTCCGGCCGGTCATCGGGCAGACCTTCCCGTTGGAACGCGCTGCTGACGCGCACGCCGCGATTGAGGATCGCACCGCCGTGGGGAAGACCCTGTTGCTCATCTGA
- a CDS encoding GNAT family N-acetyltransferase encodes MDVLAWPPRLAPPTTAVRESFLAGERADQLASGAPADWLDEAHRDFEAFVSRRRGVQERWGVPCTTFWYVSGEHYIGTLIVRHRLTPELAELGGHIGYHVVLPWRRRGHATRMLAAGLTESRRLGLDRVLLTCAADNEPSRRVILANGGVHGGRVRGEDRFWIELTAEPAAHPA; translated from the coding sequence GTGGATGTTCTCGCCTGGCCGCCGCGACTGGCGCCGCCCACGACGGCGGTGCGCGAGTCGTTCCTGGCCGGGGAGAGGGCCGACCAACTGGCGAGCGGCGCCCCGGCGGACTGGCTGGACGAGGCCCACCGCGACTTCGAGGCGTTCGTGTCGCGCCGGCGCGGCGTCCAGGAGCGCTGGGGCGTCCCGTGCACGACGTTCTGGTACGTCTCGGGCGAGCACTACATCGGGACTCTGATCGTGCGGCATCGCCTGACGCCGGAGCTCGCCGAGCTCGGCGGGCATATCGGATATCACGTCGTGCTCCCGTGGCGCAGGCGCGGCCACGCCACGCGGATGCTCGCGGCGGGATTGACGGAATCCCGCCGGCTCGGCCTGGACCGGGTTCTGCTGACGTGCGCCGCCGACAACGAGCCTTCCCGGCGGGTCATTCTCGCCAACGGCGGCGTGCACGGCGGGCGCGTCCGCGGCGAGGACCGTTTCTGGATCGAACTCACCGCCGAGCCCGCGGCGCACCCCGCGTGA
- a CDS encoding nuclear transport factor 2 family protein: MSRTAMSSSTRAVVEDLLRRIGEGDPDRIAALYAEHCDWKLDWPEAEHGRAATPWIRHRSGRADAAAHYRQLAEHHVPERVDTQVERILVDGDDAVVMGEIRQTSRSTGRAYRARFALHLTVEDGLVVRHHIYEDSLAVAQAFAS, from the coding sequence ATGTCCAGAACCGCCATGTCATCGAGCACGCGCGCCGTTGTGGAGGACCTGCTGCGCCGGATCGGCGAAGGCGATCCCGACCGCATCGCCGCCCTCTACGCCGAACACTGCGATTGGAAGCTGGACTGGCCCGAGGCGGAGCACGGCCGCGCCGCCACGCCCTGGATCCGGCACCGGTCCGGGCGCGCCGATGCCGCCGCGCATTACCGGCAGCTCGCCGAGCACCACGTGCCCGAGAGGGTGGACACGCAGGTGGAGCGAATCCTGGTGGACGGCGACGACGCGGTGGTGATGGGCGAGATCCGGCAGACGTCGCGGTCCACCGGACGCGCCTATCGCGCCCGGTTCGCCCTGCACCTCACGGTCGAGGACGGCCTGGTCGTCCGGCACCACATCTACGAGGACAGCCTCGCCGTCGCCCAGGCCTTCGCGTCCTGA